Proteins encoded together in one Micromonospora kangleipakensis window:
- a CDS encoding DUF4245 domain-containing protein translates to MEAAQPADRVPTDTTPPDGQPPVRATAGPSPEAGEPALVEPATGPAPLPDAGEPALVEPVDGTARGEVGAHPAVSGDQPAPPARRDKARSERSPRDMALSLLVLLVPIALLLAFYRGFLGGDEPATVDPAPAVQEARAANAFPVSAPAGLASDWRTVSARYQPEPGGATLRIGYLTPEGRGAQLVQSNVPAEKLLPAELSGGQPQGTADLPGGSWQRYTARGNEQALVLLEPTRTVIVVGDAGEAELRQLASALR, encoded by the coding sequence GTGGAAGCCGCACAGCCAGCCGACCGCGTACCCACCGACACGACCCCGCCGGACGGCCAGCCGCCGGTCCGGGCGACCGCCGGCCCGTCCCCGGAGGCCGGGGAGCCGGCCCTCGTCGAGCCCGCCACCGGGCCCGCGCCCCTGCCCGACGCCGGCGAGCCGGCGCTGGTCGAGCCGGTCGACGGCACGGCCCGGGGTGAGGTCGGCGCCCATCCGGCGGTCTCCGGCGACCAGCCCGCGCCGCCGGCCCGGCGGGACAAGGCCCGCTCCGAGCGGTCGCCCCGGGACATGGCGCTCTCGCTGCTCGTGCTGCTGGTCCCCATCGCGCTGCTGCTCGCCTTCTACCGTGGGTTCCTCGGCGGCGACGAGCCGGCCACCGTCGACCCGGCGCCCGCCGTCCAGGAGGCGCGGGCGGCGAACGCGTTCCCGGTCAGCGCGCCGGCCGGCCTGGCCTCCGACTGGCGCACGGTCAGCGCCCGCTACCAGCCCGAGCCGGGCGGGGCGACGCTGCGGATCGGCTACCTGACCCCGGAAGGGCGCGGCGCCCAGCTCGTGCAGAGCAACGTGCCCGCCGAGAAGCTGCTGCCCGCCGAGCTGAGCGGCGGCCAGCCGCAGGGGACGGCCGATCTGCCCGGCGGAAGCTGGCAGCGCTACACCGCCCGGGGCAACGAGCAGGCGCTGGTGCTGCTCGAACCGACGCGAACGGTGATCGTGGTCGGTGACGCCGGGGAGGCTGAGCTGCGCCAGCTCGCCAGCGCCCTCCGCTGA